The Malus domestica chromosome 10, GDT2T_hap1 genome contains a region encoding:
- the LOC103426994 gene encoding protein EARLY-RESPONSIVE TO DEHYDRATION 7, chloroplastic-like translates to MSASKPTSYPSVDMNDLAENLFPEDDAVSTEIPVTHSSEDLLVKIPGAIVHLIEKDSSIELARGELTVVGLRQNGNVVAVLARVGDQIQWPLAKDEPSVKLDQSHYFFTIRVPADGWPKRGEIDDSTGKRGEFELLNYGLTLGSAGQEGLLREFDQILGNYSCFSEGKVEGVGNWEVLDAKGEEVGDRAAAYWTTLAPNVEDYSGKCARLIVAGSGQMIRGILWCGDVTVDRLKWGNEFLKMRMGPTSPSEISPEAFRRIQRVKKLTKRSEEVATGILSGVVKVSGFFTSSIVNSKVGQKFFSLLPGEIILASLDGFNKVCDAVEVAGRNVMSTTSVVTTGLVSHRYGEPAGKVTNEGLDAAGHAIGAAWAVFKVSKALNPKSVIKPTKLVKAAAESKSSSKLKSSK, encoded by the exons ATGTCCGCTTCAAAACCCACTTCTTACCCATCGGTCGACATGAACGACCTCGCCGAGAACCTCTTCCCGGAGGACGACGCCGTTTCGACAGAAATCCCAGTTACCCATTCCTCCGAGGACCTCCTGGTCAAAATCCCCGGCGCTATCGTCCACCTCATAGAGAAGGACTCGAGCATCGAACTCGCCCGCGGAGAACTCACCGTCGTTGGTCTCCGGCAGAACGGGAATGTAGTCGCTGTACTCGCGCGCGTGGGAGACCAGATTCAGTGGCCTCTGGCGAAAGACGAACCCTCCGTGAAGCTCGATCAGTCCCACTACTTCTTCACTATTCGGGTCCCGGCAGATGGGTGGCCAAAAAGAGGAGAAATTGACGACTCGACCGGGAAGAGAGGCGAATTCGAGTTGCTGAATTACGGGTTGACTTTGGGGTCAGCGGGGCAGGAGGGTTTGCTGAGGGAATTTGATCAGATTCTGGGGAATTACAGTTGTTTTTCGGAGGGGAAGGTTGAGGGGGTGGGGAATTGGGAGGTTTTGGACGCCAAGGGGGAGGAGGTTGGCGATAGGGCCGCGGCGTACTGGACTACTCTGGCTCCGAATGTGGAGGATTACAGCGGGAAATGTGCGCGGTTGATTGTGGCGGGTTCGGGGCAGATGATAAGGGGAATTCTGTGGTGTGGGGATGTGACGGTGGATAGGTTGAAGTGGGGGAACGAGTTCTTGAAGATGAGGATGGGACCCACTTCGCCATCGGAGATTAGTCCGGAGGCCTTCAGGAGGATCCAAAG GGTTAAGAAGTTGACCAAGAGGTCGGAGGAAGTGGCCACCGGGATCCTTTCAGGGGTTGTCAAAGTATCTGGATTTTTCACGAGTTCCATAGTTAACTCTAAAGTGGGGCAGAAGTTTTTTAGCCTTTTGCCTGGAGAAATCATCCTTGCTTCCTTGGATGGATTCA ACAAGGTCTGTGATGCTGTGGAAGTTGCGGGAAGGAATGTCATGTCAACCACATCGGTCGTCACCACTGGGCTTGTTTCACATAG GTACGGAGAACCGGCGGGGAAGGTGACGAATGAAGGGCTTGATGCCGCAGGGCACGCTATAGGGGCAGCTTGGGCCGTGTTCAAGGTGAGTAAGGCTCTGAACCCGAAGAGCGTGATCAAGCCAACAAAGCTTGTTAAAGCTGCTGCTGAATCCAAATCCTCGTCCAAGTTGAAGTCCTCAAAATAA